In Phreatobacter stygius, a genomic segment contains:
- the lysM gene encoding peptidoglycan-binding protein LysM produces MGFFDFVKNVGKKLVGASEAQAAPAPALTEEVASHGFDTNNLQIQSAGNEVKVTGQVKSQEDAERIILALGNTVGVANVDTSQLVVNATAPAAKMYTVKKGDTLWKIAEEHYGKGADYPKIVAANNPPIVNPDLIQPGWVLRIP; encoded by the coding sequence ATGGGTTTCTTCGATTTCGTCAAGAATGTCGGCAAGAAGCTGGTCGGTGCCAGTGAGGCACAGGCGGCACCAGCGCCGGCCTTGACCGAGGAAGTGGCAAGTCACGGCTTCGACACCAATAACCTGCAGATCCAGTCGGCCGGCAACGAAGTGAAGGTCACCGGCCAGGTCAAATCGCAAGAAGACGCCGAGCGCATCATCCTGGCGCTGGGCAATACGGTGGGTGTCGCCAATGTCGATACCAGCCAGCTGGTGGTCAACGCGACGGCACCGGCGGCCAAGATGTACACGGTGAAGAAGGGCGACACGCTCTGGAAGATCGCCGAGGAACATTACGGCAAGGGTGCGGACTATCCGAAGATCGTCGCGGCCAACAATCCGCCGATCGTCAATCCCGACCTGATCCAGCCGGGCTGGGTTCTCCGCATTCCCTGA
- a CDS encoding tripartite tricarboxylate transporter substrate binding protein, with protein sequence MGRLTRRGLTAAAFLWPCAPALLRAQTWPSGTIRLIVPFPAGGSVDALARLAQPGLERRLGATVIVENRPGAGGSVGANMVAKSPADGLTWLFVFDTHAVNPTLLPSMGFDANRDLDPVMLIGTAPMVITAHPGQPYRTLADIIAAARDKPGTIPYGTIGNGSLGHLAMTLLAKRAGVRFNHIPYRGGGPLVNDALGGHVPLAIASSAVLAAHLAAGTLRPIAQTGTARAATLSAVPTVAESGFAGFEAEAWWAVFAPAGTPAAMVQRFNAELTASFRDESILRQLTENQQVKLMTAGPAELKRFFEGQMAIWGQVVRENSIKAD encoded by the coding sequence ATGGGCAGACTGACGCGCCGCGGCTTGACAGCCGCGGCTTTCCTTTGGCCATGCGCGCCGGCGCTGCTGCGGGCGCAGACATGGCCTTCGGGCACGATCCGGCTGATCGTGCCGTTTCCGGCCGGCGGATCGGTCGATGCGCTGGCAAGGCTCGCCCAGCCGGGGCTCGAGCGGCGGCTCGGCGCCACGGTGATCGTCGAGAACCGGCCGGGGGCAGGGGGCAGCGTCGGCGCCAATATGGTGGCGAAATCGCCGGCCGACGGACTGACCTGGCTGTTCGTCTTCGACACCCATGCGGTCAATCCGACACTGCTGCCCTCGATGGGCTTCGATGCCAATCGCGACCTCGATCCGGTCATGCTGATCGGTACCGCGCCGATGGTGATCACTGCCCATCCGGGCCAGCCCTATCGGACGCTCGCCGACATCATCGCCGCGGCCAGGGACAAGCCCGGCACCATTCCCTACGGCACGATCGGCAATGGCAGCCTCGGCCATCTCGCCATGACGCTGCTGGCCAAACGCGCCGGGGTGCGGTTCAATCACATTCCCTATCGCGGCGGCGGGCCCCTGGTGAATGACGCGCTCGGCGGTCACGTGCCCTTGGCGATCGCCTCTTCCGCCGTGCTGGCCGCCCATCTCGCCGCGGGAACGCTCCGGCCGATCGCCCAGACCGGCACGGCGCGCGCCGCGACCCTGAGCGCGGTTCCAACCGTCGCGGAGAGCGGCTTTGCCGGTTTCGAGGCCGAAGCCTGGTGGGCGGTGTTCGCGCCGGCCGGCACGCCGGCCGCCATGGTGCAGCGATTCAACGCCGAGCTGACCGCCAGCTTCCGTGACGAATCGATCCTGCGCCAGCTCACCGAAAACCAGCAGGTGAAGCTGATGACGGCCGGCCCCGCCGAGCTCAAACGCTTCTTCGAAGGCCAAATGGCCATATGGGGTCAGGTGGTCCGGGAAAATTCGATCAAGGCCGACTGA
- the dapB gene encoding 4-hydroxy-tetrahydrodipicolinate reductase has protein sequence MIGVVVVGATGWVGRELVKAVSAAADLELAGAVARSAAGQDAGTVGGLPALGLKVAESLDEALTVPSDVVIDYTKPQAVKGHALTALRAGRHVVVGTSGLTADDYAEIDMAAKAAGRGVIAAGNFSITASLLKRFATVAARHIPDVEIIDYASAKKPDTPSGTGRELGEILSRIRLEPTAKPVGELGGIRETRGGAVNAGGIAVQVHSVRMPSYVLSAEAIFGLPDERLTIRHDAGSSAAPYVGGTLLAVRKVGGQVGLVRGIDHLID, from the coding sequence ATGATCGGGGTTGTCGTCGTCGGTGCGACCGGTTGGGTCGGGCGTGAGCTGGTCAAGGCGGTGAGCGCCGCCGCCGACCTCGAGCTTGCCGGCGCGGTGGCGCGCTCGGCGGCGGGCCAGGATGCCGGCACGGTCGGCGGCCTGCCGGCGCTTGGCCTGAAGGTCGCCGAAAGCCTTGACGAGGCGCTGACCGTGCCGAGCGACGTGGTGATCGACTATACCAAGCCGCAGGCAGTGAAGGGCCATGCCCTGACCGCGCTCCGCGCCGGCCGCCACGTGGTGGTCGGCACGTCCGGTTTGACGGCCGACGACTATGCCGAGATCGATATGGCTGCCAAGGCGGCGGGGCGAGGGGTGATCGCCGCCGGCAATTTCTCGATCACCGCGTCGCTGCTGAAGCGCTTCGCAACGGTTGCGGCCCGCCATATCCCCGATGTCGAGATCATCGACTACGCCTCGGCCAAGAAGCCGGATACGCCGTCGGGCACCGGCCGCGAGCTCGGCGAGATCTTGTCCAGGATTCGCCTGGAGCCGACCGCCAAGCCGGTCGGCGAGCTCGGCGGCATCCGGGAGACACGCGGCGGCGCGGTCAATGCCGGTGGCATCGCGGTGCAGGTCCATTCGGTGCGCATGCCCTCCTATGTGCTGTCGGCGGAGGCGATCTTCGGTCTTCCCGACGAGCGGCTGACCATTCGCCACGATGCCGGTTCCTCCGCAGCACCTTATGTCGGCGGCACGCTGCTGGCGGTGCGCAAGGTCGGCGGCCAGGTCGGACTGGTGCGCGGCATCGATCACCTGATCGACTGA
- a CDS encoding AraC family transcriptional regulator: MDPLSQLIALLRPHTAVSKPITGRGTWGVRYAAYGLPGFAIVLSGQCWLGIDGNAPVQLARGDFVLLPATPAFTLSSQPDADCVLRDPTDTAVRHGDQEGEPDFRMLGGAFRIETVNAPLLTALLPAMIHIHASEGGTERLGRIIELIIEECASDHPGKDMILQRLLEVMLVESLRWRRAGADALPAGLLRGMGDPVLARVLRALHGNVRAGWTVAELAKLAGMSRSAFAARFGWTLGCAPIEYLSRWRMALAQDALGRGGTSLDHLADEIGYESASAFSAAFRRRVGCSPGSFARARRAQAAVPAA; the protein is encoded by the coding sequence ATGGATCCCCTCAGTCAGCTCATCGCGTTGCTCCGCCCGCACACTGCGGTGTCGAAGCCGATCACCGGGCGCGGCACCTGGGGGGTTCGCTATGCGGCCTACGGACTGCCGGGCTTCGCAATCGTGCTCTCGGGGCAATGCTGGTTGGGGATCGACGGCAACGCGCCGGTGCAGCTCGCGCGCGGAGACTTCGTGCTGCTGCCCGCCACTCCGGCCTTCACCCTGTCCAGCCAGCCGGATGCCGATTGTGTTCTTCGCGATCCCACCGACACCGCCGTTCGGCATGGCGACCAGGAGGGTGAGCCCGACTTCCGGATGCTCGGCGGCGCCTTCCGGATCGAGACGGTCAACGCGCCGCTGCTCACCGCGCTGCTGCCCGCCATGATTCACATTCATGCGTCCGAAGGCGGCACCGAGCGACTGGGTCGCATCATTGAGCTGATCATCGAGGAATGCGCGTCCGATCATCCGGGCAAGGACATGATCCTGCAGCGCCTTCTGGAGGTCATGCTGGTGGAGTCGCTGCGCTGGCGCAGGGCCGGCGCGGACGCCTTGCCGGCCGGCCTGCTGCGCGGCATGGGCGACCCTGTCCTGGCGCGGGTCCTGCGGGCGCTGCATGGCAACGTCCGGGCCGGCTGGACCGTGGCCGAGCTCGCCAAGCTCGCCGGCATGTCGCGCTCGGCCTTCGCCGCGCGGTTCGGCTGGACCCTCGGCTGCGCGCCCATCGAATATCTGTCCCGATGGCGCATGGCCTTGGCCCAGGACGCCCTCGGCCGAGGTGGAACATCGCTCGACCACCTCGCCGACGAGATCGGTTATGAATCCGCCAGCGCCTTCAGCGCCGCGTTTCGTCGCCGCGTCGGGTGCTCACCGGGCAGCTTCGCCCGCGCGCGCCGGGCACAGGCAGCTGTCCCTGCCGCGTGA
- a CDS encoding putative immunity protein produces the protein MIELSRPELREVAGYGVACARPALAVFERERPGDRRPHAAIDAAQAFAEGAERTKTLRDSAWAAHRAAQEARDAGQAAASDAARAALAAAGAAFLHPLAEATQVKHILGSAAHAARALELSAGDDPAVGADYIAQARILAPSVVVDVLRHYPGAPHGGGRVGELIRLLDASLRSYPAVPAP, from the coding sequence ATGATTGAACTCAGCCGGCCCGAGCTGCGAGAGGTTGCCGGCTATGGGGTGGCGTGCGCGCGGCCTGCATTGGCGGTCTTCGAACGCGAACGCCCTGGCGATCGGCGCCCACACGCCGCGATCGACGCCGCGCAGGCCTTCGCTGAAGGAGCCGAGCGGACCAAGACGCTACGAGACAGCGCCTGGGCGGCACACCGGGCGGCTCAAGAGGCGCGCGATGCAGGACAGGCGGCTGCGAGCGACGCTGCGCGCGCGGCGCTGGCTGCTGCCGGTGCGGCCTTCCTCCACCCCCTGGCCGAAGCCACCCAGGTCAAGCACATCCTCGGATCGGCCGCTCATGCCGCACGAGCGCTCGAACTCTCCGCGGGCGACGATCCCGCCGTCGGAGCCGACTACATCGCGCAGGCACGGATCCTGGCGCCTTCCGTGGTGGTGGACGTCCTGAGGCACTACCCGGGCGCCCCGCATGGCGGTGGGCGGGTCGGAGAACTGATCCGTCTGTTGGACGCGTCGCTCCGGTCTTACCCGGCTGTGCCGGCGCCATAG
- the recJ gene encoding single-stranded-DNA-specific exonuclease RecJ: MINPRRLFLGVEQSVLGRAWRDRLDDPARAQALAIAQVHDLPDILSRVLAGRGVIADGVEAYLEPTVKAAMPDPSVLTDMDRAVERLVHAVVTTERVAIFGDYDVDGATSSAVLALFLRAAGLDPVIRIPDRIFEGYGPNSEAIRQLRADGATLLVTLDCGTTSHEVLAEAGRIGFDVVVCDHHQADETLPAVAALVNPNRLDDLSGLGHLCAAGVTFMMVVALNRALRQRGFWTTGRPEPDLMRLTDLVALGTIADVVPLKGLNRAFVARGLAVMRKRDNVGLRALMDVAKLDGPPTPYHLGFLIGPRINAGGRIGDAGLGARLLVTDDALEAQRIAAELDRLNRERQVVELGTVAEAEAEALAALGPMEEGTAVIVTAGNGWHAGVVGLVASRLKERFKRPAFAVAFTGDIGTGSGRSLPGVDLGAVVRQAVSEGLLAKGGGHAMAAGITVMRGRLADFRAFLETKLEASVATARKQDALAIDAATTAAAIKPELAALIDRAGPFGSGNAEPVLVLPAHTIVYAEEVGTAHVRTRLKSGDNATVDAIAFRAAGQPVGLALAEHRGRQLHVAGSISIDRWQGRERVQFRILDVAVPGRG; this comes from the coding sequence ATGATCAACCCGCGGCGGCTGTTCCTCGGGGTTGAACAATCGGTCCTCGGTCGCGCCTGGCGCGACCGGCTGGACGATCCGGCCCGCGCCCAGGCGCTGGCGATCGCCCAAGTCCATGACCTGCCGGACATCCTGTCGCGGGTGCTGGCCGGCCGCGGCGTCATCGCCGATGGCGTCGAGGCCTATCTCGAGCCGACCGTCAAGGCGGCCATGCCGGACCCCTCGGTTCTGACCGACATGGACCGGGCGGTCGAACGGCTCGTCCACGCGGTGGTGACGACCGAGAGGGTCGCGATCTTCGGCGATTACGACGTCGACGGCGCGACGTCCTCGGCGGTGCTGGCGCTGTTCCTGCGCGCCGCCGGCCTCGACCCGGTCATTCGCATACCCGACCGCATTTTCGAGGGTTATGGCCCGAACAGCGAGGCCATCCGGCAATTGCGCGCCGACGGCGCGACGCTGCTGGTGACGCTCGATTGCGGCACGACCAGCCACGAGGTGCTGGCGGAGGCTGGCCGGATCGGCTTCGACGTGGTGGTCTGCGACCACCACCAGGCCGATGAAACGCTGCCGGCGGTTGCCGCCCTGGTCAATCCCAACCGCCTCGACGATCTCTCCGGCCTTGGCCATCTCTGCGCCGCCGGCGTCACCTTCATGATGGTGGTGGCGCTGAACCGGGCGCTCAGGCAACGCGGCTTCTGGACGACCGGACGGCCGGAGCCGGACCTGATGCGGCTTACCGACCTGGTGGCGCTCGGCACCATTGCCGACGTGGTGCCGCTGAAAGGGCTCAACCGCGCCTTCGTGGCGCGCGGGCTCGCGGTCATGCGCAAGCGCGACAATGTCGGCCTGCGCGCGCTGATGGACGTCGCCAAGCTCGACGGCCCGCCGACGCCTTATCATCTCGGCTTCCTCATCGGCCCGCGCATCAATGCCGGCGGGCGGATCGGCGATGCCGGCCTCGGCGCCAGGCTCTTGGTCACCGACGATGCCCTGGAGGCCCAGCGGATCGCCGCCGAGCTCGACCGGCTGAACCGCGAGCGCCAGGTGGTGGAACTCGGCACCGTCGCCGAAGCCGAGGCCGAGGCGCTGGCGGCGCTTGGCCCGATGGAGGAGGGCACCGCGGTCATCGTCACCGCCGGCAACGGCTGGCATGCCGGCGTCGTCGGCCTGGTCGCCTCGCGCCTGAAGGAACGGTTCAAGCGGCCGGCCTTCGCGGTGGCCTTCACCGGCGACATCGGCACCGGATCCGGCCGGTCACTGCCGGGCGTCGACCTCGGCGCCGTGGTGCGCCAGGCGGTCAGCGAAGGGCTCCTGGCCAAGGGCGGCGGCCACGCCATGGCGGCCGGCATCACCGTGATGCGCGGTCGGCTGGCGGATTTTCGCGCCTTTCTCGAAACCAAGCTGGAGGCGAGCGTCGCGACCGCCCGCAAGCAAGATGCGCTGGCGATCGACGCGGCAACCACCGCCGCCGCGATCAAGCCCGAGCTCGCCGCCCTGATCGACCGCGCCGGACCGTTCGGCTCGGGCAATGCCGAGCCGGTGCTGGTGCTGCCGGCCCATACGATCGTTTATGCCGAGGAGGTGGGGACCGCCCATGTCCGCACCCGGCTGAAGAGCGGCGACAATGCCACCGTCGACGCCATCGCCTTTCGCGCCGCCGGGCAGCCGGTTGGCCTGGCGCTGGCCGAACACCGTGGCCGGCAGCTGCATGTCGCCGGCTCGATCTCGATCGATCGCTGGCAGGGCCGGGAACGGGTGCAGTTCCGGATCCTGGACGTGGCGGTTCCCGGACGCGGATGA
- the glpX gene encoding class II fructose-bisphosphatase, with translation MSDQGLSVPKNLVIERVLSMELVRVTERAAVASARLRGRGNEKAADQAAVDAMRRELNKLPIDGTVVIGEGERDEAPMLYIGEEVGTKRGPKVDIALDPLEGTTLCAKDMPGSIAVIAMAEHGSLLNAPDVYMDKIAIGPGYPKGLVDLDATPVENIYAIAKAKGVKPSEITALIMDRPRHAKLIEAVRSTGASIRLITDGDVAGVIHTASVAETGIDIYLGIGGAPEGVLAAAALRCVGGQMQGRLILDSEAKVERARTMGVKDPNKKYTMEEMASGDVIVAATGVTDGALLKGVFFGPDMITTETIVYRSTTGTVRRIFGEHRQFEKFHLD, from the coding sequence ATGTCCGACCAAGGGCTTTCCGTTCCGAAAAATCTTGTCATCGAGCGGGTTCTGTCGATGGAACTCGTGCGGGTGACCGAACGCGCCGCGGTGGCTTCGGCCAGGCTGCGCGGACGCGGCAACGAGAAGGCCGCCGATCAGGCCGCGGTCGACGCCATGCGGCGCGAGCTGAACAAGCTGCCGATCGACGGCACCGTGGTGATCGGCGAGGGCGAGCGCGACGAGGCGCCGATGCTCTATATCGGCGAAGAGGTCGGCACCAAGCGCGGCCCCAAGGTCGATATCGCGCTCGATCCGCTGGAAGGCACGACGCTCTGCGCCAAGGACATGCCCGGCTCGATCGCGGTCATCGCCATGGCCGAGCATGGCTCGCTGCTGAACGCGCCCGACGTCTACATGGACAAGATCGCCATTGGCCCGGGCTATCCCAAGGGCCTCGTCGACCTCGATGCCACGCCGGTGGAGAACATCTACGCGATCGCCAAGGCGAAGGGCGTCAAGCCGAGCGAGATCACCGCGCTGATCATGGACCGGCCGCGCCATGCCAAGCTGATCGAGGCAGTGCGCAGCACCGGCGCGTCGATCCGCCTGATCACCGATGGCGACGTTGCCGGCGTCATCCACACGGCGAGCGTCGCCGAGACCGGCATCGACATCTATCTCGGCATTGGCGGCGCGCCCGAGGGCGTGCTGGCGGCGGCGGCGTTGCGCTGCGTCGGCGGCCAGATGCAGGGCCGCCTGATCCTCGATTCCGAGGCTAAGGTCGAGCGTGCCCGCACCATGGGCGTCAAGGACCCGAACAAGAAATACACCATGGAGGAGATGGCCTCGGGCGACGTGATCGTCGCGGCGACCGGGGTCACCGACGGCGCGCTGCTCAAGGGCGTGTTCTTCGGTCCCGACATGATCACCACCGAGACGATCGTCTATCGCTCGACCACCGGCACCGTCCGGCGCATTTTCGGCGAACACCGCCAGTTCGAGAAATTCCATCTCGATTGA
- a CDS encoding S8 family serine peptidase, protein MHDDIEDYVVLRIENLPTKKPSGGLSGLRAPVGEVFDLASATDRPRIVSETAKLTPNQAQEAAADPRNTLSRAFPVTQIVMQSSEPASAAAVAAAAAAGHGWGIPAVGADAGHLDGKAAEVVVAVLDSGIDHKHEAFRGMELVTENFAGGSATDVSGHGTHCASLIFGRSVNGVRIGVAPAIRKALVAKVFDDHGASSTGCIVNALAWAYENGANIASMSLSFDFEAMFRRLKTADWEEPAAIWETLVRYREAANQLQLQIDILTHKSETWPGTLIVAAAGNQSRRAAVKPYSVRAGVPASISGVIPVGAAGQEQGGWIIPPFSNIDPFVLGPGTEIVGAKPGGGLVAMDGTSAACPYAAGVAALWWDHTVRDMADFTTAEEVAINLRTSALKLPVIKPNMQGRGLVQAPPAATPAR, encoded by the coding sequence GTGCACGACGACATCGAAGATTATGTGGTTCTGCGCATCGAAAACCTGCCGACCAAAAAGCCGTCCGGCGGATTGAGCGGGCTCCGAGCTCCGGTCGGCGAGGTCTTCGACCTGGCATCCGCGACCGATCGTCCGCGGATCGTCTCGGAAACCGCCAAGCTGACCCCAAACCAGGCCCAGGAGGCCGCGGCGGATCCGCGCAACACCCTTTCCCGCGCCTTTCCGGTCACGCAGATCGTGATGCAATCGAGCGAGCCGGCGAGTGCCGCCGCCGTCGCGGCGGCCGCCGCCGCGGGCCACGGCTGGGGCATTCCGGCGGTCGGCGCCGATGCCGGCCACCTCGACGGCAAGGCTGCGGAGGTCGTCGTTGCCGTGCTCGATTCCGGCATCGACCACAAGCATGAGGCGTTTCGTGGCATGGAACTCGTCACCGAGAATTTCGCCGGCGGCAGCGCGACGGATGTATCTGGTCATGGCACCCATTGCGCGAGCCTCATCTTCGGCCGCTCCGTCAACGGCGTCAGGATCGGGGTCGCGCCAGCCATCCGGAAGGCCCTGGTCGCCAAGGTGTTCGACGACCACGGCGCTAGTTCCACCGGCTGCATCGTCAACGCATTGGCCTGGGCCTACGAGAACGGCGCGAACATTGCCTCGATGTCGCTGAGCTTCGATTTCGAGGCGATGTTCCGAAGGCTCAAGACCGCGGACTGGGAGGAGCCCGCGGCGATCTGGGAGACGCTGGTTCGCTATCGAGAGGCCGCGAACCAATTGCAGCTGCAGATCGACATTCTGACCCACAAAAGCGAAACGTGGCCCGGCACTCTGATCGTCGCAGCCGCTGGCAACCAGAGCCGCCGGGCGGCAGTCAAACCGTATAGCGTCAGGGCGGGCGTCCCGGCGAGCATCAGCGGTGTCATCCCCGTCGGTGCGGCTGGGCAAGAACAAGGCGGCTGGATCATTCCGCCCTTCTCGAACATCGATCCCTTTGTCCTCGGTCCGGGGACCGAAATCGTTGGCGCCAAACCTGGTGGCGGGCTCGTTGCGATGGATGGAACCAGTGCGGCCTGCCCTTACGCGGCAGGCGTGGCTGCCTTGTGGTGGGACCATACCGTTCGGGATATGGCGGATTTCACGACGGCCGAGGAGGTCGCCATAAATCTTCGCACCAGCGCGCTGAAATTGCCGGTCATCAAACCCAACATGCAAGGTCGAGGCCTGGTTCAAGCGCCGCCGGCTGCGACGCCTGCGCGCTGA
- a CDS encoding homoserine dehydrogenase codes for MQDILKVGIAGLGTVGASVVRLMAKRDNLLSEAAGRRIKVVAVSARSRDKDRGIVLDGMRWVEDPIALATDSGIDVFVELIGGAGDPAKQAVEAALGAGKAVVTANKALLATHGTALARRAEKKGVALNFEAAVAGGIPVIKTLREGLVGNAIERVYGILNGTCNYILSRMADEGISFEDCLKDAQRLGYAEADPTFDVDGFDTAHKLALLTSLAFGTLVDTKGISIEGIRSIKPVDLKMADELGYRVKLLGVALRTADGVEQRVHPTFVPKDSAIAQVNGVLNAVAIDADAVDLTLVGPGAGGDATASAVIADIADIARGHRTAPFIRPVASLTQPTRAPLTHHEGGYYIRLEVVDRPGTAARIASRMAQNKISLESIVQRRSGPVRGGTDPAAADAPAPVVLITYATTEAAVQRALRSMDTDGVLLGRPQVIRIERS; via the coding sequence ATGCAGGACATTTTGAAGGTAGGCATTGCCGGCCTCGGCACAGTCGGCGCGTCGGTGGTGCGGCTGATGGCCAAGCGCGACAATCTCTTGAGCGAGGCCGCCGGCCGCCGCATCAAGGTGGTGGCGGTGAGCGCCCGGTCGCGCGACAAGGACCGCGGCATCGTGCTCGACGGCATGCGCTGGGTCGAGGATCCGATCGCGCTCGCCACCGATTCCGGCATCGATGTGTTCGTCGAACTGATCGGCGGCGCCGGTGACCCGGCCAAACAGGCGGTCGAGGCGGCGCTCGGCGCCGGCAAGGCGGTGGTCACCGCCAACAAGGCCTTGCTCGCCACCCATGGCACGGCGCTGGCGCGCCGCGCCGAAAAGAAGGGCGTGGCGCTGAATTTCGAAGCGGCGGTGGCCGGCGGTATTCCGGTCATCAAGACGCTGCGCGAGGGCCTGGTCGGCAATGCGATCGAGCGCGTCTACGGCATTCTCAACGGCACCTGCAACTATATCCTGAGCCGCATGGCGGATGAGGGCATTTCGTTCGAGGACTGCCTGAAGGACGCTCAGAGGCTCGGTTATGCCGAGGCCGATCCGACCTTCGACGTCGACGGTTTCGACACCGCTCACAAGCTGGCGCTGCTGACCAGCCTCGCCTTCGGCACGCTGGTCGACACCAAGGGCATTTCGATCGAGGGCATCCGGTCGATCAAGCCGGTGGACCTCAAGATGGCCGACGAGCTCGGCTACCGGGTGAAGCTGCTCGGCGTCGCGCTGCGCACCGCCGATGGCGTCGAACAGCGGGTGCACCCGACCTTCGTGCCGAAGGATTCGGCCATCGCCCAGGTCAATGGCGTGCTCAACGCGGTGGCGATCGATGCCGACGCGGTCGACCTGACCCTGGTCGGTCCGGGCGCCGGCGGCGATGCCACGGCGTCGGCTGTCATCGCCGACATCGCGGATATCGCACGCGGCCATCGCACCGCGCCGTTCATCCGGCCGGTGGCCTCGCTGACCCAGCCGACCCGGGCGCCGTTGACCCACCACGAGGGCGGCTATTACATCCGCCTCGAAGTGGTCGACCGGCCCGGCACCGCCGCCCGAATCGCCTCGCGCATGGCGCAGAACAAGATTTCGCTGGAATCGATTGTTCAAAGGCGCTCAGGTCCGGTGCGCGGCGGCACCGATCCGGCGGCGGCCGATGCGCCGGCGCCGGTCGTCCTGATTACCTATGCCACCACCGAGGCCGCGGTTCAGCGCGCGCTGAGGTCCATGGATACAGACGGCGTGCTGCTTGGCCGGCCGCAGGTCATTCGTATCGAACGCAGTTGA
- a CDS encoding SDR family oxidoreductase — MTKTILITGTSSGYGKAMAELFLDRGWNVLATMRRPDPGVFATTSERLKLLPLDVTEADSIDTAIAASVAAFGAIDVLVNNAGLGLASAVEVTPDSTVREIFETNTFGVFATCRAIIPHMRKQGGGVIINVTSSAGIAPMPLVAVYAASKCAVEGFTESLSHELDQFAIKARLVEPGYAPTTSFTANGGARMQGLIPADYGSFAQACFEKMAHYPTAYCTEAEVAEAVFAAATEQGSKLRYPAGADTKLVAALRWTTSEDHYWERMREMFSPGRAS, encoded by the coding sequence GTGACCAAGACAATCCTCATCACCGGAACCTCATCGGGTTATGGCAAGGCGATGGCCGAGCTGTTTCTCGATCGTGGCTGGAATGTCCTCGCGACGATGCGCCGGCCCGATCCTGGCGTGTTCGCGACGACGTCGGAGCGGCTGAAACTGCTGCCGCTCGACGTCACCGAGGCCGACAGCATCGACACGGCCATTGCGGCGAGCGTTGCAGCCTTTGGTGCCATCGATGTGCTGGTCAACAATGCCGGCCTCGGCCTGGCCTCGGCGGTTGAAGTCACCCCTGATAGCACGGTGCGTGAGATCTTCGAGACCAACACCTTCGGCGTGTTCGCAACCTGTCGGGCCATCATTCCGCACATGCGCAAGCAAGGCGGTGGCGTCATCATCAACGTCACGTCGAGCGCCGGCATCGCCCCCATGCCGCTTGTCGCCGTCTACGCCGCCAGCAAATGCGCGGTCGAAGGTTTCACCGAGTCGCTGTCCCACGAGTTGGACCAGTTCGCCATCAAGGCCAGGCTGGTGGAGCCCGGCTATGCGCCGACCACCAGCTTCACCGCCAATGGCGGCGCGCGCATGCAGGGATTGATCCCGGCGGACTATGGGTCTTTTGCCCAGGCCTGTTTCGAGAAGATGGCCCATTATCCGACGGCCTATTGCACCGAGGCCGAGGTTGCCGAGGCCGTCTTCGCGGCTGCGACGGAGCAGGGGAGCAAGCTCCGTTATCCGGCCGGAGCCGACACCAAGCTCGTCGCGGCCCTACGCTGGACAACCTCTGAAGATCACTATTGGGAGAGGATGCGCGAGATGTTCAGCCCGGGGCGCGCGTCCTGA